In Salvia miltiorrhiza cultivar Shanhuang (shh) chromosome 4, IMPLAD_Smil_shh, whole genome shotgun sequence, the DNA window catttcgtttgggacggagggagtacatcataaaatatcaaaagcaaTTATAAATGATAATGGGTATCATTATGCATCAAAATTTgtatttgtgttattttatcaatatttttttattaatggatAAGTAAAAAAATATGGGGTTGAACATGAGATATAATTAATGCGAGAATAATTTTTGCGAAGAAAACGTAAACCTAAAGAGATCAAGTAGTCAAAAATCAACCACTATATATTACTACCTCCACTTCGCCGGTCGGTAAAAGCACACTCGAGGtgacacattttttttaaatattatttatttatttagtaaatagaaaaagagtctcataaatttaaaaagataaaaataattaataaaaaaaagtctatgaattaaaaaataatggattcataaataatgaaattaagatatattttatgaaagaATGAAAATAACATATTACTAGAACTTATTGGATTGAGGGAGTACCTTAATTTATTGCAACAATTATTATCCAAATTTGCAGTCAAAAGTTGCTGGCCTTCCACATGAGGAAGAGATACGTTCAACTATGGACTACCTATCACTATTcttagattttatttaatttaatcagAATCGATCACCTATCCActgggcaagcataacgtgcctaccattgatgtggcaattttaattaggaaagataactaataaatcttactataattaaaattatcttactataattacaattgtcatatcatggtgggcacgttgcccacggtgggtaggtgatcggttatGTTAATTTaacaattaataatttcattagTGCATGCACAAACGTTTGTGGTGTTGCCGACTTCTGCGGATGAGGAAAATTCCAAGAAGTGTGACATACTGCATCTCCTTCTCTAGGTAGTATTAAAATGGGAAACacaagaaatttaaataaaactttCATCACTTAGTAGTCTTTCTTTGTTATTGTCATTAGGGGAACTTTACCTATTTGTCTTGTTATGTGAAATCACTCCCTAttaagtgagagagagagagagagttgaagcAATGATGGATGCAAAGCAAAGTGATTTGAGAGTTTTGATGTTCCCATGGTTGGCTCATGGCCATGTTTTCCCCTTTCTTGAACTAGCCAAAGGCCTAGCCAAGAAACACTTCCACATTTACTTTTGCTCCACTCCCATCAACCTCGACTCCGTCAAAAATCACttgaacaacaacaacaataacaacaacaacaacgacGACGCTGATGATCATCATGCCTCGATCGAGCTGGTCGAGCTCCACCTCCCATCCTTGCCCGAGCTCCCACCACACTACCACACGACCAAGAACACCCCACCCGACCTCATCCCCACCCTCATGGAGGCCTTCCAAGAGTCGGGCCCCGCCTTCTCCGACATCATCGGGAGGCTCGAGCCCGACCTGCTTATCTACGACGTGATGCAGCCGTGGGCCGCGAAGGCCGCTGCATCACGGGGCGTCCCGCCCGTCTACTTTTCGACGTCGGGCGCCACGACGTTTGCATTGGCCCACCACTTGTACACGCACAAGAATTGGGACAGCTTCCCCCACGAAGCCATACGGCTTAAAGATTATGAGAAGAGGGGGATGGGAGCTGCGGCTAACACCATTCGAATCAAGGATGCAGGGGAAGGCTTTGTCTTTGGGGTCTTCCACCTatcaaacgacgtcgttttgatgaAGACGTGCCGGGGTTTGGAGGGGAAGTATGTGGATTATCTCTCTAACTTATGTGAGAGAAAGATTGTGACCACTGGTCCATTGATCACATTTGCTGACAATCAAGAAACTGGTGGCTCGGAGATCATGGAGTGGCTGAGTGAGAGAGAGGAAAGCTCAACTCTCTATATTTCATTTGGGAGTGAGAATTATCTAACAAAGGAGCAAATGAGGGAGATAGCGAAAGGGTTGGAGCTAAGTGGTGTTAACTTCATTTGGGTTGCTAGGGAGCCTGCTGGGAGTGAGGTTTCATTGGAAGATGCAGTGCCTGAAGGCTTTCTGGAGAGGGCGGAGCCGAGGGGGCTCGTCGTCCGAGGGTGGGCCCCGCAGGCGGCGATTCTGGCGCATCCGAGCGTGGGCGGCTTCATGAGCCACTGCGGGTGGAGCTCGATCACGGAGAGTTTGTACTTTGGGGTGCCGGTGGTGGCGCTGCCCCTGAAGCTCGATCAGCCGATGAATGCTCGGCTGGTGGTGGAGGCCGGCGTCGGCGTGGACGTGGCCAGGGACGAGGAGGGAGAGCTCGACGGGGGCAGAGTGGCGGAGGCCGTGAAGGAGGTGCTTATGGGGGAGAGTGGGGAGAGATTGAGGAGTAGAGCAAGAGAGATGAGTGGGAAGATGAAAATGGAGGGAGATGAAGCCTTTGATGAAATTGCAGAAGAGCTGATCAAAATCTGTAATAGAAAATGATCACGAAATTCACTTGCATTTTTGTTTctcttttgaatttatttggaAAAATGGGAAAGCACTATTTGATATGTAAAACTAGACAACAACAAAAACAGGATGAATAAAAGagagagcttcttcaatatttATTGGTTGTGTAGATGATAATTTAAGTAAAGAAGCATCCAGTGTTTAACATTAACTACAGATCTTACATGAGAAAGGCAAGTATACAAATTGCCCCTTAAATTAATCTGATAAATATCAAATTCTTCCACCAAAAAGCCCCAAGACAAAAAAAGAGGGGGGAGAGCAAGATCACCCTCACATTATTATTCATCCCAAATTGGTATGGTTCCTCCTAATAATGGAATGACAAAGAGGTGTGAGTACAACAAAATCCGGTGGAGAACGAGGGCATCACGTATTTCTCCGGGAAACGAGTTCCCGAAAAAAGCAGCACGAATAGACACAGCATGCTCCAAAATTTTGAGCAGTGACAAGAATTACCTAGAGGGGAGGCCAGTTGGGTGGTTATCCAAAATCGGACCGTCTGTTTTATGGGAGTTGCTCGAAAAGTATTAATGGGATGGGATATATGCAGTTTCATTCAACTCGAGATTTTAACCTCGCCTTCTGGATTAGAGCTGCTACCGCCGGTTGAAGAGGCAGTGCCCTGCCCAGAATGCTGAATGCCAAACTCAGGAATCGGCCCACTTCTAGAGAATGTTGAGCCAATGGAAGCGCTTGAGCTGTTCGTGGATGACAAATTTGCTGAGAAGGCGTCTTTGCTGAAACCCGAGAGAAGTTCAGGCCTCAAGTCCAAGGAAGATGATGACGATGGAGCCA includes these proteins:
- the LOC131020975 gene encoding UDP-glucosyltransferase 29-like; amino-acid sequence: MMDAKQSDLRVLMFPWLAHGHVFPFLELAKGLAKKHFHIYFCSTPINLDSVKNHLNNNNNNNNNNDDADDHHASIELVELHLPSLPELPPHYHTTKNTPPDLIPTLMEAFQESGPAFSDIIGRLEPDLLIYDVMQPWAAKAAASRGVPPVYFSTSGATTFALAHHLYTHKNWDSFPHEAIRLKDYEKRGMGAAANTIRIKDAGEGFVFGVFHLSNDVVLMKTCRGLEGKYVDYLSNLCERKIVTTGPLITFADNQETGGSEIMEWLSEREESSTLYISFGSENYLTKEQMREIAKGLELSGVNFIWVAREPAGSEVSLEDAVPEGFLERAEPRGLVVRGWAPQAAILAHPSVGGFMSHCGWSSITESLYFGVPVVALPLKLDQPMNARLVVEAGVGVDVARDEEGELDGGRVAEAVKEVLMGESGERLRSRAREMSGKMKMEGDEAFDEIAEELIKICNRK